In one window of Ruminococcus hominis DNA:
- a CDS encoding Stp1/IreP family PP2C-type Ser/Thr phosphatase has protein sequence MKTFSITDVGMVRQVNQDYVYTTDNPIGPLPNLFVVADGMGGHKAGDYASKYTVEVMKRELAQSEEKDVEKALVSAIEKANREIIKKASEDEHLKGMGTTVVAATIVDHMMYFANVGDSRLYLINQGITQLTKDHSLVEEMVRLGGIKPEEAKHHPDKNIITRAIGAKNNVDVDFYEHRLKRGDIILMCTDGLSNMVEDEELFHIVQGGRDIVEAGTALVDAAKENGGTDNIGVVLMEPFTDEVSIC, from the coding sequence ATGAAGACATTTTCGATTACCGATGTAGGTATGGTACGACAAGTAAATCAGGACTATGTCTATACGACAGACAATCCAATAGGACCTCTCCCAAACTTATTTGTTGTAGCAGATGGTATGGGAGGACACAAGGCAGGAGATTACGCTTCAAAATATACAGTTGAAGTGATGAAAAGAGAGCTTGCTCAAAGTGAAGAGAAAGACGTGGAGAAAGCGCTTGTTTCCGCAATTGAGAAGGCAAATCGAGAGATTATCAAGAAAGCATCGGAAGATGAACATTTGAAAGGCATGGGAACAACAGTTGTAGCAGCAACGATCGTAGATCATATGATGTATTTTGCAAATGTTGGAGACAGCCGTTTATATTTGATCAATCAAGGAATCACACAGTTGACAAAGGACCATTCGCTGGTTGAAGAGATGGTACGACTGGGTGGTATCAAACCGGAAGAGGCGAAGCATCATCCGGATAAAAATATCATTACGAGAGCAATTGGTGCTAAGAACAATGTCGATGTAGACTTTTACGAACACCGTCTGAAACGGGGAGATATCATACTGATGTGTACAGATGGTTTGAGTAATATGGTAGAAGACGAGGAACTATTTCATATAGTTCAGGGGGGAAGAGATATTGTAGAAGCCGGAACAGCATTAGTGGATGCAGCAAAAGAGAACGGTGGAACAGATAACATCGGAGTTGTTTTGATGGAACCATTTACTGATGAGGTGAGTATATGTTAA
- the rlmN gene encoding 23S rRNA (adenine(2503)-C(2))-methyltransferase RlmN, which yields MKKDIRAYTYEELQEELKTQGEKAFRAKQIYEWLHVKTIDNFDEMTNISKALREKLKENYEILSVHMLERQESKLDGTNKFLFQLHDGNVVESVLMRYKHGNSVCISSQVGCRMGCRFCASTIGGLVRNLSASEMLGQIYQIQKIIGERVSNVVIMGTGEPMDNYDNFLKFIHILTDEHGLNISQRNVTVSTCGIVPRIYDLAKEHLQITLALSLHGSNQNKRKELMPVANKYELSEVLEACDAYFEETGRRITFEYSLVHGVNDTPEDAKELIQILKPRNCHLNLIPVNPIKERDFVRPDRKNALNFKNKLEKSGINVTIRREMGADIDGACGQLRRRYVETSEE from the coding sequence TTTCGTGCAAAGCAGATTTACGAATGGCTTCATGTGAAGACCATTGATAATTTTGACGAGATGACAAATATCTCAAAAGCATTGCGTGAAAAATTGAAAGAAAATTATGAGATCCTTTCCGTGCATATGTTGGAGCGGCAAGAATCCAAATTGGATGGAACAAATAAGTTTTTATTTCAGCTTCATGACGGCAATGTAGTGGAAAGTGTTTTAATGCGGTATAAACATGGCAATTCAGTTTGCATTTCCTCACAGGTAGGATGTAGAATGGGATGCCGCTTCTGTGCATCTACGATAGGCGGTCTTGTTCGCAATTTGTCTGCATCAGAGATGCTTGGACAGATTTATCAGATTCAGAAAATCATAGGGGAGAGAGTTTCGAATGTGGTAATTATGGGAACAGGCGAACCGATGGATAATTACGATAATTTTCTCAAATTTATTCATATATTGACAGATGAACATGGACTGAATATCAGTCAGAGAAATGTGACAGTATCGACTTGTGGGATTGTTCCACGGATTTATGATCTGGCAAAAGAACATTTACAGATCACACTGGCGTTGTCACTGCATGGATCAAATCAGAATAAACGAAAAGAATTAATGCCGGTTGCAAATAAATATGAGTTGTCAGAAGTGCTTGAAGCGTGCGATGCATATTTTGAAGAGACAGGAAGAAGAATTACGTTTGAGTATAGTCTGGTGCATGGAGTGAACGATACACCGGAAGATGCAAAAGAATTAATTCAAATATTAAAACCAAGAAATTGCCATTTGAATTTGATTCCGGTCAATCCAATCAAAGAGCGTGATTTTGTAAGACCAGATCGGAAAAATGCGTTGAATTTTAAAAATAAACTTGAAAAAAGCGGAATAAATGTTACTATAAGAAGAGAAATGGGCGCAGATATAGATGGAGCCTGCGGTCAGCTCAGAAGACGTTACGTAGAGACAAGTGAGGAATAA